A genomic window from Methanobacterium sp. BRmetb2 includes:
- the lysA gene encoding diaminopimelate decarboxylase, whose product MDFDLKTNEKGNLSIGGADTIELAEKYGTPLYVVDESRIRENYRRLYRAFAQHYSDFKIFYACKANTNLAVMRIMEQEGSSIDAVSPGEVYTALLAGFEPSRILFTGNNVTDEELKFAVSSGVTINVDSISQLQRLSRITQPSNLNISFRVNPKVGAGHHEHCITGGDLSKFGVMEEEAVDAYKMAQDSGFNPVGIHTHIGSGILDPEPFMLAVETLMDVAGRVSNEAGVKFEFIDFGGGLGIPYQPDESKLDIELFSKEITTLYKDKLAEYNLGKPAMYIEPGRYIVGDASILLTRVNTIKQSYRKFAGVDAGFNTLLRPSMYGSYHHIVSASQPLAEPVQNIDIAGNICESGDLFARDRPMPEIKEGYLLAILNAGAYAFSMSSQYNSRPKTMEVLVNNGESEIIRKRESFADVLSNQNVPVRLLK is encoded by the coding sequence ATGGATTTCGATTTAAAAACTAATGAAAAAGGTAATTTGAGTATCGGAGGGGCCGACACAATAGAATTGGCTGAAAAATATGGAACTCCCCTTTATGTGGTGGATGAATCTAGAATTAGGGAAAACTACAGAAGATTATACAGGGCATTCGCTCAGCACTATTCAGACTTCAAAATATTTTATGCATGTAAGGCCAACACCAACCTGGCAGTAATGAGGATCATGGAACAGGAAGGAAGTTCTATAGATGCAGTTTCTCCTGGAGAAGTATACACGGCTCTTTTAGCAGGGTTTGAACCATCCAGAATATTATTCACTGGAAACAATGTCACTGATGAGGAATTAAAATTTGCAGTCTCCTCTGGTGTAACCATTAATGTTGACTCTATTTCACAACTGCAGAGACTTTCAAGGATTACTCAACCTTCTAATCTAAATATTTCATTCCGGGTAAATCCTAAAGTAGGCGCCGGCCACCATGAACACTGTATAACTGGAGGGGATCTAAGTAAATTTGGGGTTATGGAAGAAGAAGCAGTTGACGCATATAAAATGGCTCAGGATTCAGGATTTAATCCTGTAGGTATACATACTCACATAGGGTCAGGTATACTGGATCCTGAACCATTCATGCTGGCAGTGGAGACGTTGATGGATGTTGCTGGAAGGGTTAGCAATGAAGCAGGAGTTAAATTTGAGTTTATAGATTTTGGGGGCGGTTTGGGAATACCTTACCAACCAGATGAATCTAAATTAGATATAGAACTGTTTTCAAAAGAAATAACCACGCTCTATAAGGACAAGTTAGCTGAATATAATCTGGGAAAACCTGCTATGTACATTGAACCGGGCCGATACATTGTAGGGGATGCATCAATACTTTTAACTCGGGTTAATACTATAAAACAGAGTTATCGTAAATTTGCCGGTGTGGATGCTGGATTTAACACTTTGCTTAGGCCTTCCATGTATGGATCTTATCATCATATTGTATCTGCCAGTCAACCATTGGCAGAACCTGTTCAGAATATTGACATAGCAGGTAATATATGTGAATCCGGAGATTTATTTGCCAGAGATCGTCCTATGCCTGAAATTAAAGAAGGATACTTATTAGCTATCTTAAATGCAGGCGCATACGCATTTTCCATGTCGTCTCAGTACAATTCCAGACCAAAAACCATGGAAGTGTTGGTAAATAATGGGGAATCTGAGATCATAAGGAAAAGAGAATCATTTGCAGATGTTTTAAGCAATCAGAATGTACCCGTAAGACTTTTAAAATAA